AACATCGCCCTTGAAAGTATATAGTTGAATCAATCTGTGTGGTAATTCTTCAGGAAATGGAGCGGGATGTCCAATACTTCGTGCAGAGACTGCTGGAAATGTCCAGACGCTTTTTGTCCACTCAAGAAAATCTTCTTTCGCAATTGTATCTTTTTTGCTTCCTCTTTTTCTTGAAAAAGATTCTTTTGAAAAAATTAAAATATATTCGTGAATGTCTCTCAATACTGGATTACCAGCAGACAACCAA
The window above is part of the Nitrospirota bacterium genome. Proteins encoded here:
- a CDS encoding site-specific DNA-methyltransferase — protein: WLSAGNPVLRDIHEYILIFSKESFSRKRGSKKDTIAKEDFLEWTKSVWTFPAVSARSIGHPAPFPEELPHRLIQLYTFKGDVVLDPFCGSGTACLTALKDDRHYIGYDIEPSYVKLANQRIKEHLNQVNIFENKQLTP